Part of the Kamptonema formosum PCC 6407 genome, TCCAAGCTCGTAATCCCCGAATATAACGATTACGTTCAGGCATTTTATTTAGGACATCAACCACACACCGATCCATCAAACAAAAATCCCCCGTATCGATAGGAATATCCACATCTGCTAGATGCCGCAAAATGCGATAATATAGATAAGCAGGCATTCGTTTTAACCAGCTTTCTTGGCGACGTTGAGTCCTTTGAGCGTAAACCACTTGATAACCGAGTCGCCACTGTTCTACCATATCTAAAATTAACTCTGGCGGGTCTTGTAAATCACCATCAAGAATTACGACAACTTGACCGCGTGCAAAATTTACGCCAGCCGTAACAGCTATCTGGTGGCCGAAATTACGAGCGAAACTTAGATAACAAATTCGCGAGTCTTTTTGATGAAGTTCGCGGATTATTGGTAAGGAACGATCGTGGCTACCATCATTGATTAAAATTAACTCAACTGGCCCATCCATTCGCTCCATGACTGTACTGATTCGCCGATACAATTCAGCGAGGCTTTCCTCCTCGTTATAAATAGGAATTACAAAGGAATATTTAGGGAACATGGTTCATCTCCGGCAAATTACTTACGATCTGTCATTGCGAGCGAAGCGAAGCAATCTCAACACCTTTAGGACTTGTAAAAAAACCATTTTCTCCAAAAAATCGGGGATTTATCCGAGAGATATTGACACAGAAAAAGGTTTTCGCTCCCCCGTGTGTAAGTCCTGACCTTGCGATTGCTTCGCTTTGCTCGCAATGACAAGTATTTAAGTGGACATGATATTACCAATTACCAGTTACCAATTACCAGTTACCAGTTAACAGTTAACAGTTAACAGTTAACAGTTATAAATTCATCTTCCTAATTTATTAGGAATACCTTCGCAGCCACCGGGAATGGTTTTTCTAGATTGTTCACCACACCAAGAACAACAATAGTATCTTTGGTCGTCAGATAACCGCTTAACACCTGTGAAATCAGCATTTTCAATGACTGCGCCCGTGTTTTTGCCTGTATTGTAATCGGGGATATCGGTGCGACTGCGAGGTGAAGCGGTTTCTACTGAGCCGTAAAATAGGGATGCGCCTTTGAGATCGGCTCTGGCGAGGTTCGCGTCGTATAAAATTGTACGGGAAAGGTTAGCTTTCACGAGGTCGCTGCCGCTGAGATTGGCTCTGACGAGGTTGGCTTCGCTTAAGTCTGTCCAGCGTAAATCCATGTTAGCGAGATCGGCTCCTGCTAACATCACGCCGATTTCGATGACGCGCACGCCGTATTCGCGATCTTCAGCGTAACCGCCGTCTCCGTCAAGGATGGGACGACCTAAATGGCGATCGCGCTTAATTGGGGTAACTAATTTAGCTTGGGATAGAAAGCGCATAATTTTGGCTTTGCCTTCTGCGTCTACACTGCTCATAATGGCAGCGGTGCGACCTTCTGCGATCGCTCTTTCTTGGGGCCAGTCTTCCAAGAATCCCTGTTCGTCTAAAGCTAAGTCGGAAACGCCTTGAAAATAAGCGTCTATGGTTTGCTGCTGAGTAATTCTATTTTGTTGAATTGTCAAGTCTTTTGAGATCACATATTGTCGCCAAGCGACGTAAACGCCCAGAATTGCGATCAGAATTTGCCCTAATGCGCCGATCAATTCGCCCAATGCGCCGATCGCATCCCAGTTAATCTGGATGTTAGGGCCGTCCGGTTCGTTATTGGTACTACTCAGCATCAATAAGCCCACGATTCCCGCTAAAATCCCAAAGCAAGCAACGATCAGAGTGCGCCAGGTGGGGGGGATGACTTGCGTCCAGATGTGGCCCCAACTCGGCCAAATGACGCGCAGAGACATGGCGATCGCCGCGATCGCACCGAGTAACCCGATCCAGACGTTATCGTTGGCCAATCCGATAATCATGGCCGCGATCGCGCCTAGTGTGAAGGCTGAGGCGGACAATTCAGCAGGGGTTTGTTGCGGTGGTTTGAGTTCAGGAGGTGTCGGCTTGGGAGTTATCGGTTTGTTTGGTTTGGAAGCCACGAGCACCCCTTCTTCTGAGGGGACATTGGCGGCGTTACCGTTGGGACTTTCTGCAATATTAACATTTTATTTGCGATTGCAGTTCAGTTGATGGAGAAAGCAGAAACGCAAAAAATTAATATTAACAAATCTATTAAAGATAAATTTTATGAATGGTTTGCCACTCGTACCAAAACTAAACTCGATGAGATTAAAGCTGAATCAAGTGCCGGCTTTGACTTGTTAGGTATCATTAAAGGTAAATTGCAAGCAGATGCAGTAACTAGAACCGAGATTAAGGAAGAATTAGGAAAAAACTTTGCCGATCTTATCGGGCGAATCAATGAAATCGCCGTTGCGATTGAGAACTCAGTTAATAAAGACATACTTGTGATTATTGATGATTTAGACAAGTTGGATTTAGCTTTAATAGGAAATATTTATAGAGACAATATTAAGGCGTTACTTTCGCCACAATTTCGGGTGATTTTTACGATTCCGATTGCAGTAGTTAGAAACATCAATTTGCGGTCAACAATCAGTACAGAGACAGACAACAAAATTCAAATCATGCCTGTTTCTAAACTCTTTGCCAAAGGAGAAAATAGGCAACTTAACCCTATAGCTCTTGAGCAAACTAATCTTCTGTTCTTGGATATTTTGCAAAAGCGCCTTTCTTCTAGATTGATAGAACCGGAAATAGCGCAACAGATCGTTTTTAAAAGTGGCGGCGTGTTGCGAGAGATGATCCGCATCGCGAATAAATGTTGTGAAGAATGTTTGTTGTTAATTGAGGAAAAACCGTCTCGCCAAGATATCAAAATTAATCAGGAAATCCTCAACCGTTCGTTAACTGAGTTGCGTCTCGAATTTACCGCCGGTTTAGGCAAAGTTGAGTTTGAGATATTAACTGCCACTTACAAAAACTATGAACCTGACGACTCAAACAATACAAACTTTTTAGACTTGCTACACGGCTTATATGTGTTAGAATATAGAAATGATGATTTATGGTATGATATCCACCCCATCGTCTGCGACCTCTTGAAGCGTCGGGGATTAATTTGATTATGCCAGAAGATTTTTTAGAAGATAAAATTGACAACGAAAAAAGCTATCGCCAGTTATTAGTATCGATCAAGGCGAGTCAGGGAATTTTATCGGTACTGGTTGCTGTTTGCGATGATATCAACTTTCGAGAAAGCCTGATTAGGCGTTACGAAGGGGAACTGGAAAAATGGAATATTCGCCCCTATCGATTGAGACTTGCCAGAGGGGAACCTAGTTTGAGAAGTGCCATTGCTAACCAGGTAGAGATAGATGAGTATTTGCAACAGCGAGGTAGGTCAGTTTTAACGGTTGTTGGTGCTGAAGATTTATCCTTTTTGAGTAGAAATTCTGAGCGATCGGAACAAGATAAATTTTTTGGTTATCTCCAGTGGACGCGGGAAGGATTGCGGGCTTTTCCTTTTCCTATTGTCTTGTGGATTACTAATGATATTTTTGGCAAAATTAACAGAAGAGCACCGGATTTTTGGAGTTGGCGGAAAGGAGTTTTTCGGTTTGAAGCTATCAAAGTTAGTCTAGTTGCAGTGACAGGATCTATAGCGGTAATAGGTGAAGATGTATCGAAAGATTCTAGTTTATCTAATTTTAATCAAAATGACTTTTTATTATCCCTAGAAGATTTGCAAGGATTAATTGAACAAACCCGGAGTAGAAATGGTGATAAAGATCCTAAGTTGGCAGGTTTGTATAGTCGGATAGCGCAGGTGTATGAAGCTAGATTGGATCGAGGAGAATCGGAAGATTATCGAAAAGAGAGAGAATTGGCGATCGCGTATTTGTATCAAGCTATTGAACTGCAAAAAGAGTTTGGATTAAAGTTTGATTTAGTGGGTAGTTTGAATCGAGTGGGATTGATTTTTCAAGTTGAAGGGAGGTTTAAAGAAGCAATTGAACTACATCGGGAAGCGTTGGCAATTTCACAGGAAATACGCGATCGGCAAGGTGAAGCTACTTCCTATAGAGGTTTAGGCAATGCTTACAGTTCCCTCAGAAAATACCAGCAAGCGATACATTTCTATCAGCAATCTCTGGAAATTTCACAGGAAATCGGCGATCGCCGAGGTGACGCTAGTTCCCTCAATGGTTTAGGCAATGCTTACAGTTCCCTCGGAGAATACCAGCAAGCAATACAGTTCCATCAGCAATCTCTGGAAATTGAACGGGAAATCGGCAATTGCCAAGGTGAAGCTAGTTCCCTCACTAATTTAGGCATTGTTTACCAATCCCTCAGACAATACCAGCAAGCGATACAGTTCCATCAGCAATCTCTGGAAATTTCACAGGAAATCGGCGATCTTCAAGGTGAAGCTAATTCCCTTGGCAATTTAGGCAATGTTTATGACTCCCTCGGAGAATACCAGCAAGCGATAAAGTTCCATCAGCAATCTCTGGAAATTGCACGGCAAATTGGCGATCGCAGAAGTGAAGCTATTTCCCTCAATAATTTAGGTAATGCTCACAACTCGCTCGAAAAATACCAGCAAGCGATACAGTTCCATCAGCAATCTCTGGAACTTGCACAGGAAATACGCGATTGCGAAATTAAATATGCCGATCTGTGCAATATTGGCAATTGTCACCGATTTTTAAAGGAATACCCGCAAGCGATTAATTACTATCAACAAGCGCTAGTAATTTTACGGGAAAAATGCGATCGCAAAGGTGAAGCCAATATCCTTCAATGTCTAGCTGCATCGTATTATCAGACTGGCAAAATTAAAGAAGCATTTGCAGCCGCTTCCCAAGCAGTTCAGATATTAATGGAAATTGCTACATCTCTAGATGATTACCCTTTCCCCAAGTGGATAAAATCAGCGATTAAATTTGCACAACGAGGTAAATGGCAAATTGCCTTGTGCTTTGTTGCGGGGTTGATGGCCTTTCCTTTGGTTCCGTTTGTTATAGTTGCATTTGTAGCCTTGACAATATGGCGGCTAATCCACCCTAAACTGAATCGACATTGAAGTAAAATAAAACATCTCCACAGATTTTAAGCTATGAACACAAAACTCATTGAATCCCTAGTACAAATCATCGAAACACTCTCAGAAGAGGAGAAATTGCTAATAAAAGCTAAATTATTTAGTAACATTCCCTATCCTTCAACTTCGGAAATAACCCAGTTAGCCCAAAGCGGAGGAGCATTTCAATTTCTGCACGATGAGCCTGATGTTTATACTCTTGAAGATGGAGAAACAATGAAGTAAAATAGAAAAATCACACCAATTTAAAGAGGTGAAATAAAATGACACTTGTACTGCCGAACTTAAAAGACAAACAAATGGGTCAAGTTCTCACCATAATAACTGTCACCAATCGCATCGATCGAGTCCTAGCCGATCGCGGCTTCATTTCCCATGATGAAATCCGCACTATGACACTCGATCGAGTCCTAGTTGATACGGGCGCAACATTACTCTCCTTACCCGCTCATATTATCAGTCAGCTAGGTTTAATTCAAGTAGGAGAAAGGGATGTAGAAACATCTGCTGGCATCAAAAAAGGTCGAATCTTTGCTGATGTCGAACTTTTTGTAGAAGGGAGAGAAGGCAGATTTGATTGTTTAGAACTGCCGGAAGGAGTGAATGCGGTTTTGTTAGGTGTCACTCCCTTAGAAATATTAGGTTTAGAACCCGATTTAAAAAATCAAAGGCTGCGGGTATTGCCGATGAATGAAGAGCAAACATATTTGATGGTATAATCTTAAAATTGGGCGATTAAAATCGCGGCTACACAAGCAAAGTCCGCCTACGCGGACTGATAGAAATTTCAACCCGCGTAGGCGGGTTTCGTCTGTGTAGACGCGGTTTCAACCGCCAACAAATATAAATAAATTAATTCAATAATTTACTAAGAAAAGCCAAGAGCAAGAACTAACAAAAGCCAAGAGCAAAAACATGATAATATACCTCCATAAAGAAAGACTAAAATAACTGCTGACTATGGTAAGGAATGGCATAGGGATTCGCACGGCTCAAGCGCGTTCAGAGCGCATAGTCGGTCAAATTCATGTTTACGACGGCGCTAGTAAAGGCAAATCTCAGGCCGCCTTGGGCGTAGTTTTGCGCTCTATTGGCTTGGGCATCAATTCTGACTCCCCCACAAGAGTTTTACTGCTGCGGTTTCTGAAAGGGCCGGGGCGCTCCTATGATGAAGATGGGGCAATAGAAGCTTTACAACGGGGCTTTCCCCATTTAATAGACCAAGTGCGTACTGGCAGAGCAGAATATTTCGGCTCCAAAGAAATTACCCGCTTTGATAGATTAGAGGCTCAGCGGGGGTGGGACGTGGCAAAAGGCGCGATCGCATCAGATTTATACTCAGTTGTAGTTCTCGACGAAATTAACCCCGTCTTAGACCTCGGTTTACTGCCCATCGAAGAAATAGTTAATACCCTCAAACACAAATCCGAACACTTAGAAATTATCGCCACAGGTAGGGCCGCCCCCCAAGCACTGCTAGATATCGCCGACTTGCACTCAGAAATGAAGGCCCACCATCACCCCGCCGCCGCAGCTAGCGGCATTACAGGGATCGAGATTTACACCGGCGCTGGTAAAGGCAAATCTACTAGCGCCCTCGGTAAAGCTTTACAGGCCATCGGTAGAGGCATTAGCCAAGATCAATCCCATCGTGTATTAATTATGCAGTGGCTCAAAGGGGGGACAGGCTATACAGAAGATGCCGCGATCGCAGCCTTGCGACAGATATATCCTTATTTAGTAGATCATCAACGTTGCGGCCGAGATGCGATCGTTTGGCGCGGACAGCAACAAGAGCTAGACTATGTAGAAGCCGAGCGCGGTTGGGAAATAGCTAGAGCTGCGATCGCATCTGGCTTATATAAAACTATCATCCTCGACGAACTCAACCCCACCGTTGACCTCGAACTCTTACCCGTAGAACCCATAGTCGAAGCCCTACTCCGAAAACCCCGCGATACAGAAATCATTATCACCGGGCG contains:
- a CDS encoding glycosyltransferase family 2 protein, coding for MFPKYSFVIPIYNEEESLAELYRRISTVMERMDGPVELILINDGSHDRSLPIIRELHQKDSRICYLSFARNFGHQIAVTAGVNFARGQVVVILDGDLQDPPELILDMVEQWRLGYQVVYAQRTQRRQESWLKRMPAYLYYRILRHLADVDIPIDTGDFCLMDRCVVDVLNKMPERNRYIRGLRAWIGFRQTAVKFDRDPRFAGDVKYTFTKSLGLALNGLVSFSKVPLRLSTYVGLFAAVVSIIMALLVLYWRVFYPHSVLTGLATILMAIFFLGAVQLVSIGILGEYIGRIYEEVKGRPLYTLAEVAGFDNIHHS
- a CDS encoding pentapeptide repeat-containing protein; this encodes MLVASKPNKPITPKPTPPELKPPQQTPAELSASAFTLGAIAAMIIGLANDNVWIGLLGAIAAIAMSLRVIWPSWGHIWTQVIPPTWRTLIVACFGILAGIVGLLMLSSTNNEPDGPNIQINWDAIGALGELIGALGQILIAILGVYVAWRQYVISKDLTIQQNRITQQQTIDAYFQGVSDLALDEQGFLEDWPQERAIAEGRTAAIMSSVDAEGKAKIMRFLSQAKLVTPIKRDRHLGRPILDGDGGYAEDREYGVRVIEIGVMLAGADLANMDLRWTDLSEANLVRANLSGSDLVKANLSRTILYDANLARADLKGASLFYGSVETASPRSRTDIPDYNTGKNTGAVIENADFTGVKRLSDDQRYYCCSWCGEQSRKTIPGGCEGIPNKLGR
- a CDS encoding tetratricopeptide repeat protein gives rise to the protein MPEDFLEDKIDNEKSYRQLLVSIKASQGILSVLVAVCDDINFRESLIRRYEGELEKWNIRPYRLRLARGEPSLRSAIANQVEIDEYLQQRGRSVLTVVGAEDLSFLSRNSERSEQDKFFGYLQWTREGLRAFPFPIVLWITNDIFGKINRRAPDFWSWRKGVFRFEAIKVSLVAVTGSIAVIGEDVSKDSSLSNFNQNDFLLSLEDLQGLIEQTRSRNGDKDPKLAGLYSRIAQVYEARLDRGESEDYRKERELAIAYLYQAIELQKEFGLKFDLVGSLNRVGLIFQVEGRFKEAIELHREALAISQEIRDRQGEATSYRGLGNAYSSLRKYQQAIHFYQQSLEISQEIGDRRGDASSLNGLGNAYSSLGEYQQAIQFHQQSLEIEREIGNCQGEASSLTNLGIVYQSLRQYQQAIQFHQQSLEISQEIGDLQGEANSLGNLGNVYDSLGEYQQAIKFHQQSLEIARQIGDRRSEAISLNNLGNAHNSLEKYQQAIQFHQQSLELAQEIRDCEIKYADLCNIGNCHRFLKEYPQAINYYQQALVILREKCDRKGEANILQCLAASYYQTGKIKEAFAAASQAVQILMEIATSLDDYPFPKWIKSAIKFAQRGKWQIALCFVAGLMAFPLVPFVIVAFVALTIWRLIHPKLNRH
- a CDS encoding pepsin/retropepsin-like aspartic protease family protein — encoded protein: MTLVLPNLKDKQMGQVLTIITVTNRIDRVLADRGFISHDEIRTMTLDRVLVDTGATLLSLPAHIISQLGLIQVGERDVETSAGIKKGRIFADVELFVEGREGRFDCLELPEGVNAVLLGVTPLEILGLEPDLKNQRLRVLPMNEEQTYLMV
- a CDS encoding cob(I)yrinic acid a,c-diamide adenosyltransferase — encoded protein: MVRNGIGIRTAQARSERIVGQIHVYDGASKGKSQAALGVVLRSIGLGINSDSPTRVLLLRFLKGPGRSYDEDGAIEALQRGFPHLIDQVRTGRAEYFGSKEITRFDRLEAQRGWDVAKGAIASDLYSVVVLDEINPVLDLGLLPIEEIVNTLKHKSEHLEIIATGRAAPQALLDIADLHSEMKAHHHPAAAASGITGIEIYTGAGKGKSTSALGKALQAIGRGISQDQSHRVLIMQWLKGGTGYTEDAAIAALRQIYPYLVDHQRCGRDAIVWRGQQQELDYVEAERGWEIARAAIASGLYKTIILDELNPTVDLELLPVEPIVEALLRKPRDTEIIITGRCYKPHAYFDLASVHSEVFCHKHYGDRGVELKRGVDF